From the Opisthocomus hoazin isolate bOpiHoa1 unplaced genomic scaffold, bOpiHoa1.hap1 HAP1_SCAFFOLD_123, whole genome shotgun sequence genome, one window contains:
- the LOC142359662 gene encoding killer cell lectin-like receptor subfamily B member 1B allele C: MAGEIVYADLRHPRDGSSPAEKHPTPASCPRWHGVFLKVSGLGHLVLLVLVVVLSVQVFQGFPQPAATGGPQQGGETQGRNGTEEGVMASLLRYFCEPRGESPAACAGCKLCPQEWQLHGNRCYWLSKSSGKWAQGKKSCENRESQLVVLQDTKEKEYIKKMTQGSMQPVWIGLSSHKKWSWVDNTSLDTKTFGALQEMDGGCGTLKDEALEVDGCDGDHQWVCQKDPFQLSPSTAGGGERCNASF, from the exons CTCCCGCCTCGTGCCCACGGTGGCATGGGGTCTTCCTGAAAGTCAGCGGGCTGGGTCACCTCgtcctgctggtgctggtggtggtgctgaGCGTGCAAG TTTTTCAGGGCTTCCCGCAGCCAGCGGCGACGGGCGGTCCCCAGCAAGGCGGCGAGACCCAGGGAAGGAACGGGACCGAGGAAGGCGTGATGGCATCCCTGCTGCGGTATTTCTGCGAGCCCCGGGGGGAGAGTCCCGCAG CCTgtgctggctgcaagctgtgtCCCCAGGAGTGGCAGCTCCACGGGAACCGGTGCTACTGGCTTTCCAAGAGCAGCGGGAAGTGGGCTCAAGGcaagaaaagctgtgaaaatcGGGAGTCGCAGCTGGTCGTGCTTCAGGACACGAAAGAAAAG GAGTACATCAAGAAGATGACACAGGGGAGCATGCAGCCGGTGTGGATCGGACTATCGTCCCACAAGAAGTGGAGCTGGGTGGACAACACGTCCCTCGACACCAAAAC GTTTGGCGCGCTGCAGGAAATGGACGGAGGGTGCGGGACGCTGAAAGACGAGGCGCTGGAGGTCGACGGCTGCGACGGCGACCACCAGTGGGTTTGCCAGAAAGACCCCTTCCAGCTCTCCCCATCGACGGCGGGAGGAGGAGAGCGCTGCAACGCCTCCTTCTGA